A region of the Anolis sagrei isolate rAnoSag1 chromosome 4, rAnoSag1.mat, whole genome shotgun sequence genome:
TTCCCATTGCAAAATACTGTATAGCTCAAATCCAAGGACAATGCAGTTTTTCCACCAGAAAAGagctaatttggaaaaaaaaatctgaagccccatctacactgccatataaaatccagattatctgctttggattatatggcagtgtagactcatataatccagcttaaagcagataatctggattttatatgacagtgcagatggGCCTGAATTTCATGTACTTCAGAAATGGATTGCTGTGAGAAAGGAAAAATTCTGTTCCTTCATTCATTGAAAAGTTGCACAGttaaatatatacagtaattattgAAAAGGCAtatggggtacatctacactgccatataatgccatttggaatggcattatatggtcagcatagacccATATACGGCAGTACAATGCAGTTGAAttgcattacaggcagtccccaagttacaaacaagatagcttttgtaggtttgttctcaagttgaatttgtatgtaagttggaaccagcactttttaaaagtgtaattccTGCCAAAGTATATATCCGTTTTAGttctggatagcatagggaagggttgacacccctgtagtgtttattttgctctctgtgcccttgttcagaagatttcacatcactttctgtccctgtgataattggattttgaaaaaaaatgacttgttgtggaaacaaggattggagataaagcttaaatggagacaccttttccacataactctttcaagagtgaatttcccttcctaagggtagatacatctcactttctgttgtgtcattcctgttcttaactatgaacgGTTTGTAAATTGGAAATTTGTTACTAGTTCCAAATGGCATTACgttgcagtgtagacccagctgTAGTTATCTCTTCTCACACGACCTAGATTCTCCATGTTTTTTACCTTACTCCTCCTGAAGCCCTTTGCTTCCTTTGATGACTTCTCTGTCAGCTTAATTCCAGAATCTCCAAGCCTTGTGACATTGTTCATAACAGGTGGCTCAGCTATGGAAATAAAATACATTCATCAAAAGAATAATTTCCAAAGCATAAACAGTGCTTGAAACTCAAATGGTGTTTGAAGTGTGTACAGAAACCCTCATATATTCTCATAGAGCCAGGAGAATGTCGCCAAAATTTGTTCTTGTCTGCAGAAATCAAATAAACCAAGATGTATGCTTCTACTTTGATTGAACAGATTTTTTAAGTTCAAAGCTTGTGAAAAATACCTAAGAAAAAAAGGACAGAAGAAATGAGTTTCCCCATCATGGGTAACAGGGACTCTGTCATATCACATTCTACTTGTATTTCTAGTTCAGTAAGACCGCAAAAATCGGGAATAAAATGTCTTCCTCCCATTTTGGACATATGGCACATGTACCTTTGATACACTGCTGTGAGATAAGTCAGTATATAATAATACTGGACTTTAAAATAAATAGCATGGGACACTTTTTTGTGTTGAAGTTCTGTAAACATTCTCTGGCAAcatttttgttgtatgtatttagCACTAAGAGCCAGTGTGGCAttttggtttgagtgttggactacaacactGGAAGCCCAGAATTTGCATCCTCACTCAGTGAGCTTGGgtgagttacactctctcagccttagcaGAAGGCAACtgtaaacctcttctgaatacatACTGCCAAGAAAAAACTTGTGATGGGTTTGTCTTAGGGCCacaaaaagtcagaaatgacttgaagacacatgacaACAATGCAGCACTAagtttaaaaatgcattacaaccaAGCTGGGCAACTGTGTGAGGGTCAGGGGCCACTTCCTCCAAACTTTCCTGGACTATACCGCCTCCACCAAGCCCCAATGCCTCAATTTTCCTCTTCAGTCCCTCTGTAGTGCTTCTAGAACTGGGagcatatttgtgtattttcacatgtctggggGGCTTTCTGTGTAGCTTGGGGGCAAAGCTATGTCTGGGTTTCAGAGGCCACAAAAGTGATATCCACTCTGTGGGCCCAACCTATATTACAAGGAAACATTACAAAGAATAATTGGCAAAACATTCGAGAAGAAGTGTGCTTTGTATATGAAAGGAATAATTTCTCCTGACCTTTTTGTTGCCATGGTTCTCCTccactttttttttggggggggggggtgatttagatattttaattttttccttttcAATCAAGATGTTGCTTTTTGATCAATGAAGTGACCTTCTAGAACCCTTACTAGAAGACCTCCTTCTCTTCCCAGCTGTTGGGTATCATCAGGCGTAAGCTGTCTTTGGCTGTGTCTGTTCTAAAATCCTGGATTGCATCCAAACCATTCTCAAAGTCAAGAGGGTCTTCTTCCAAGAATACTTCTGCCAAGGCCTTTCTTTTGCCTTGAATAACCAGCTGAAACTGTCTAGATGTGTcatttctcattatatggccaaaacAAGGTCAGATCGAAGGCCAAATGCTCCGTGTTTGTTACGAAACAGCAGAAACAAGTGTACTTACGTTCATCATCTGCAAGGAGAAATGACTCAGGCGTCCTTTCAggaagtggtggaggaggaggcgaTGAAGATTGATCTCGAGGAATCTCTGAAACAATATATGATTTAAACTTAGCAACACATTTCCATCAGCACACTTTCAAAAATGCTGTATGTCTGTAATAAATTTGTGGGATGATGGATCAGCATTGTATCATCTCAAATGTCTTCTAGTCTGACATAAGTATTAATCAATGGTCCTTCCAAGGAGAATACAAATGCACTCTAATTTCTCAAATATATATGGATGACCTCTGAAAAGATGCATCTAAATATTGTTTCTGTATATTTTACAGCAATTGTGtaaaaggaggaagaaataaaCAGGAGAATGAGACACAAAAATATAGTATGCACTACAGAATATTTTTTCTACTGAAAAAGAATTGTTATGAAATAGGACTTAAAAGAACAACCTGAATTCAGGGTCAAACTGAACAATATGATGATCAAGGTTTTTTTGTACACGTACTCCCCCATGTGGTCAAAATCACACATTgtcaaaatatataattttccttATTTATATATCTTCGCATGTTTTGTATTGTAATTGGCTACCAGAAGTGTTTAATTTGCAAGTCTGATAGCGGATGCATGCTTTTCTGAGGAAGTCCTGTTCTGGAAGGGAAGGCAAGTTTATCCTTGAAAATAGATTATATGTTTAGCATGTGTTGATGTCCTCCTTGCCATGCACATAATTTTCTCTACCCACATGTCTTGCATTTACAATGCTTTGTTATTTGGTCACTGGGAGACAAAGAGCCTTAATTTGCAATTCTGAATGATGAAACATGTATCTTTGAGAAAATCTCAGTAGAGAAGATGGGTTAATCGGAGGAATGACACACTCACCTTGGTGTCTGGTTTGACCATAAGTTTCCTTACTAAGCCAGCAGGTATAATAGTTATAGAGATTAAGTGAATGGAGATTGCATACCTGATCTGGGTCTCTGAAGTTTCACactctgaaaatgaacaaaaagagaatatttTTATCCTTCTAGCCTTAATTCAATTATATTTCATTTCTAATGGATGCACATGAACTTATACGAGGCACAATCATTGCAACAGAAGATAGCTACGCATTTCATATATATCCATACATTGACAGCAACATTATTGTTTCAAAGGTGATTTAGATTAAAGGACGACCTAACCCAGGAGATACAGTCTTCTAGAGTGTCATTATTCAAAATGACCCCAGTTCAAAATTTAGGGTGAATTCAAAATTCACCCTAAATCATCTCTTTTCTCTCAACAGAATTATCCTCAATAATCTGTTATGGAAAGAACGCTTAGATCGTAGTGTGAGCAAGAGGCTGGTCATATTTCTCCTAAAAGTTATATACTTTTAGTctacatttttttctgtattttcagTTTTGAAAAATCTGCCTtacttggcttttaaaaaaagtttacttTTGAGAAGTAATTCTTGAGGGAGTCCAATTGAAGAGGAGTCTTGATCCAATTTTACTGATCAACCTGCCTAATCTAACTTTTAGAGAGTTGGGAGGATTTGAGGCTCCCCAGCTCTCCTATTCCAGAATCCATTCTCATCATCCAAGTGTTGATCTTTATGTAGACAGCATGGCATTACTCATACACATGGAACAGGGAGGTATCATTAGGGGAGAGCACCAGTGTAGAatagtggtttgagctttggactgTAATTCTGGAGATCAATTTCAAATCCccgcttggccatgaaaacccactgggtggccttggagaAATCGTACTCTTCCAGTCTCGGAGGAAAACAGAGGCAAACCCACTATCTAgtcaaatcttgtcaagaaaaacccatgataggttcaccttagggcccCATATATTAGaagagacttgaaagcacaaaacaaaataaaaaactgCAAGAAAAGGTCTAAGAATACTGAAGGCATTACATTatgtcttggaagctaaacaggatcaGGTCTGGTGAGTAACTGTATGTGGGGAGCAGCAAGgactaccaggtgctgtaggttatatttcagaagaaggcaatagcacagtatttctcaacctgggggttgggatccctggagggatcatgagggggtatcaaaggggtcgccaaagaccatcagaaaacacagtattttctgttggtcatgggggttctgtgtgggaagtttggcccaattctatcatttgtaggattcagaatgctctttgattgtaggtgaactataaatcccagcacctacaactcccaaatgtcaatgtctattttccccaactctaccagtgttcacatttgggcatattgagtatttgtgccaagtttggtccagctccatcattgtttgagtccacagtgttctctggatgtaggtgaactacaactccaaaactcatggtcaatgcccaccaggcccttccagtattctctgttggtcatgagaatgctgtctgccaagtttggttcaattccatcgttggtgagttcagaatgctctttgattgtaggtgaactataaatcccaacaatttctcccaaaccccaccagtatccaaatttgggcatatcgagtatttgtgccaaatttggtccaatgaatgaaaatgcatcctgcatatcagatatttacattacgattcataacagtagcaaaattacagttatgaagtagtaacaaaaataattttatggttggaggggtcaatacaacatgaggaacagaattaagggattgcagcattaggttgagaaacactgtaatagcAAGTGAACGCTGCTCCTTGGCTAAGAAAATTCTAGGAAATCTCTGGGGTCTACATAAGTCAACAAGTGATTTGAAGGTACATAACCATGTACACACATCAGCAGAGGAATGCCAAAGTTCAAAAAGATTTtgaatataaaaaaaaaccccatgaggACTGAGTGGGCATAGGACGCCGAGGAAAGCAATATGGGACTGATTAAAAACCTGAACAGGAACAATATGtgcagaaacaatgtttgtttgtttttatcagTTTGTAAATGCTTAAAGCCTTTAATGCCGACAAATATTCAGTCCTCCATTTTTCCTGGATACTTCCTAGTTATCTCCCACTGCATTTGAGGAAAAGGCACTGGAATCAGCATCTGTTGCAATCATTATTGGAGTTTTCTGGATATTTTTAGACTCTCTTTCACTTAATCAAATTTAATGCAGCCTGTAATTTCAGAAGTATTGCTCTATCCCTCAGCTGCTGGAGTATCAGCACAATATGTGCAGCAATCCAGTTAGTCTAAACAGTAGCCTTCACTTTTGCAGAAGTCAGGggatttatatagcaatattgcTGACAGAGTTATATAAAATGCCTAATGAGTTACCTTACTTGGCCTCAATCTCACAGAATCATCAAGAAATTTCAGCTGAGACAAGCTGCTCCACTCTTTAGATATTCCAGTTTTCTCTTTTTTGGATGGCGATTGGTGGTTTGAAGTTGCCAACAAAGGAATATCTGCAAACAAAGAAATCAAAATTGACTGTTTTTTATATATTAAACCTTTTGGACAGTGGATATTTTAAAGCATTGAAAAATGGCAACATTTTCCACAGCctactctccaggtgttttggaccaactcctacaattcctaacagccttaggcccctgaggtcaggaattgtgggaattgaagtccaaacacctagatggccaaagtttgcccatgcctgctctaacatCCGTACAACTGCCTTTGCTTAGCTGTTTGGGCTCACCATCTTCTCCAGGTACAATAAAGGATTCAGGGGTTCTTTGGGGCAATGGAGGAGGAATGTCTTCGTCCAGATGGGGGGAACCTAGTAATCCAAAAGACagaaagtcagaaacaacttgaaggcacacaacaacaatcggCACAGTTGTTTCCCATAAGATTTGTTCATATTTCTGAAAACCTGAATGTCTGAAAAGGGGAGCACAACTTGTTTCCAATACATGTTACGAAGTCTCACCTTGCAGATGTATAATAATATCTAATaggatatttttttaataattgttctTAAAAGTAACCACAAGATGGCACAGGGGTTGGTGGCTTCTTTGAGACATGCACAAATACTGTGCCTCCAAAGTTCACCTTTCAAGGAAGGTGAATAACTCATTTGCATTGCTTATCCCCAGTTGAAAATTTTTCAAGACAAATGTATTTCATTTAATAGTTTGGTTAAGTTTGAAATTGCAAAATATGAAGGTAATGCTTTGATATGGCATACTCCAAATTTACTCTGGCGCAGCCTCACTTCAGTGTCTACACTTGCTAGATTGTGTAAAGTGGTCCTAGTTTCCATCGGTTGCTGTACATACACTGATCAGAAAGCTCATTTACTTTTGTCAGGAAACTTGTCAACATTGCAAAACCCTGtcttatgctaataatattttctgttgctcttttTTCTGACATCGGGGAAGACTTTTTGGTTTACTCCTATCTTTGACGATTAACTTGCAAAAGGTCTTTTAATTGGAGCTTGCTATGCTTTGAACAATATTATGTTACAACTGTCTTTTTTGACTTCTAAATTAATGGTTAGGCTTTTTAAAGCTTCTGTTTTATCAATTGCCTTGACTGTATCTTTTTTCAAGTTATGTCTTGAGTTCCATTTTGGGAGGAAGTCATGGAATTAATCAATCAATTTGGGTGGACAACTTTGGGGACAGACATTTGTGGTCAATAGTCTACCATGAGACCCTCTGAGGGCTATGTGGACTTCCAAAAATGTTAAACTAACTACAACACTAAGCATGTCTATAAACCCAGTTCTGATTTTGAAATAAAGTGGCCTCTTAATATCAAACCAtgcccggggggtggggggggtatTCATAACAAACATGTAGGAGAGGGAATTTACCCTTTTTTGCCCAGAAAAAGTGTGTTTGGAGTGACAAAGGCTTCAAAAACAGGCATGGGAGCTGGGTGCACCTCAGGGCCACACTTTGCTCACCCTtgacaaaaaataatgaaatgaagAGGCTCACAGATAGTTCACATTTTCCATATGAAAAAGCTGCTAGTTTTCCACTTAATTTTTTCATCCATGTACTAGCTATTACAAGTCCGATTTGTCATTTAATTTGATAAGACAAAGCAATTGCAAGAGtccatgggtttttaaaaaggacTTTAAATTCCTTATTCAGCCTTCCCAAATCTAAGTCTCTCCAGATATTATGAATGACAACTCTCACCAGTACTCCGGCAGCCATGGCCTAccatgatgagagttgtagtccaaaacatatgggTGGGAAAACCAGATTGGAAAAATTGGTCTTAAGCAATGCCTGTTAACATTTCTTTATGATATCATACAAACTGTAGGTGAACCATAGAGGGAATGGTGGCTTTAAGCATATTTTACATCGGCCACACAACCGTTTGGCATCACAAGATCCTCTCTTGTCAAAGTTGACCCCACAAGGAATATCCGTTTGTTACTCCACCTTCTCATGGCCTTACTCTGGCAAgtggattccactgtgtccaAAAGCTGAAGATGTTGTGTCTGGGAACTGGACAATTGACGGCTTGGGTCTGTGCCATCCAAGGACTGGGCTGCAAAGTCCACAGCCTGGGAAACTGAGGAAACCATTTCAGGTGGACCCACAGCAGAGTCAAGAAGTGCAGGGGAACTGGGCTCCTCTGATGAAAGAGAGGAAAAGTAAGGATCTTCTGATGAGCAGGTACATCGCTGATGGCGCACTTTCTTGAATATACAATGCTGCGTGTTGCTGGGTAGTTTATTTGAAGGGCTTAAGTCAAGGTCCGGAGAGGAATCAAGGTTGTTTCTTGTCATCATTTGGGATGTTTTTTGCGATGCTAACTCAAAAGGGGTTGATTTGGTCCGTGTGAGAGGCACCTTCGTATCTAAGTTTATCATAGTTTCACCTTCAGATTTCAAAGGGAGAAGCATTTCTCCCCAACCTAGATTGTCAAAGTCCACACTGCGATGTTTAAGTAATGGCTGTTTTGTTGACCAAGAGTGCAATTCTGTTGTGGGGGCCATGTTTTTGCTTGTGATGAAATTCAGGGATCTCATAAAAAGTGCTTGTCTAACTGGACAAGCATCATCTCCAGAATGGCCTTGTTTGTCCAAGTCCCATACATTGTTATCAGGACACTGAggtttcttctcttccccttgcAGTGAACTGCAAGAAAGATAACATGATTTTCAGAGCAAATCTTGTACAagagggttcttcctcatgtatgTAAAGCTGTAGAATATTGTGTAATTTCCAAATTGCTTTCCTCATATAGAAAAAAAGACCCATACTTGTTTCTTTATTGAGTTATACCAAGTCTTGGGGCACAAATATTTCCACATTgtagaaaacatttaaaatcGACATTTATCTCCTTAACAATCCATTGAAAAAGCTGCTTAAAGGAAGCTGAAGGAAATGCTTCTACATGACATGTGACCAAAGCAATTCAATTACACATAATTATTTTCAGCAGCTGTCCCCCAGAAGAGCTGCTTCTTTATTATATGACAGATGTAATTAATATTCATAAATGATATATAAAATGAAtgattttcacttttttttctaGGGTAATTTCTTATACATATAGAAGCATGTAATTGTTTGGCACAGAGCTCTTGTCAAACAAGTTGAAAAGATAGTCACTTCTCAATAAGCAAAGTTAGAGATCCAAGTTTCACTTCTATAAGTTTTGAGGAACGTCCACTGTCAGACATTATTCCCTATGAATTTCTATGCTAGGGAAAAGTTAAGCAGGAGTGGAGGATCACATGAAAAAGAGACGAATATAAATGGCTTTGTATCCATATCTCATTTGCCCTCAATACAGCTTAAAAAgacagattattattgttgttgttatttttattatttattgtatttatatactgcctttctcacccttgaggggactcaaggtggtttacaacatactaatggcaaatattcaatgtcaaCATACATTACACAAGAAATCATAGtaacaaattacaatatataaCTATGAGCTTAAattcaattaaaaccattaagcaTAAGACATACAtagaatttaaacattcagacaaagcataaaatcatcctagtataaacattaaaatcctatGAAATCAGATAACATCGCCATTCCGAATTGGAatgcacatgttccttaattgttccttgtactgcattatttattagtCAAAGGCTTGATCCTACAACcacgtctttgttttctttctaaaggccaggagggagggcgctgatatAATCTCGCTGGGgtgagagttccagagtcgaggagccaccacagagaaggccctgtcatccccaccaaccgtgatcgaggcaggattgagagcagggcctcccagatgatcttaacctccatgacAGTTCATAGAGAGGGATACATCTGACAGGTTCAGATGGATGGACTTTTACTAGCCCCAGTTGGGTATTGCTATATCTCATGCATTCCAATAGGAGGGATAAGTGCATGTTAACTTCCCCATTGAGATAACTGAGATTTACAATGTATTGAGAAATATATTCtgtgaactgggcatgtttagcctgaagaagagaaggctgagaggagatatgatagccatgtataaatatgtgagaggaagccacagggaggagggagcaagcttgttttctgcttccttggagactaggacgcgaaacaatggcttcaaactacaagagaggagattccgtctgaacattaggaagaacttcctgactgtgagagccgttcagcagtggaactctctgccccggagtgtggtggaggctccttctttggaagcttttaagcagaggctggatggccatttgtcaggggtgatttgaatgcaatattcctgcttcttggtggggggttggactggatggcccatgaggtctcttccaactctttgattctatgattctataagttcaATGAGACTTAATTCCAGCTCTCTATGGCATTGTGGTCACACAAGAGTTAACTTTATGTGCTAAGATTTATAATTATTCCTATTCTTACCTGCTCAGCTGTTTCAGAAAAGAAGTTTCCATAAATGGAGCATGGAGTTCTTTCACTGTTGTTTGGTTGGTTTCAGTCTGCCAAAAGTAAAAAGGTATGGTATTACAGACCTGCGTGACTAGAACACTGGATTTAAACCTATGAGTTGGAACACTTACACGACAAAGTAAGAAGGGTTGCTGCAACAGTGTTACTACTAAACAGATGTTATATTTAAAATAACAAGTAACTCCACAGGTGCATGTTTAGACTAAAGATGGATCTCAGATCTGAAAAGACTGCATTCAAATTTTATGTCCAGAAATAGGAAGGTTATTAACAATCATAATGGGGAAAATATGCTAAACCAAAACTACAAGAATGAATCTTGTGTCAGTCTTTGCAATGCATCAGAGATTCACTTGCATGCTCAAGGATTTCTCAAACCATTCCTGATAAGATGTGAATAATATTTCAGCTGCCTTTATTTGTTATGTAAAACGTCTTGCACATTTCCCGTCTAGTGGCAAATAGAGGCCACTGAAAGAAATCAGTCAATTAAACTTTACTTATATCCCACTCCATCTCCTCATGGAGACTGAGGCTGGCTAACAACATaaaagggaaacattcaatgccagaaaaataaacaacaaattaggCAATTTAAGtaaatagtataaaacattcaatcataaaaacaatcacaataacagACCAATAAAACACATTTCACAATATCAATAAAGACAAAATTAAAAGGCATATCCATAGTCCGGTCGTTATTTGGTAAGGCCAGATCTTTGGCTCTCCATAAGCCTGGGAGCAAAGAAAGGTTGTGATGCAGTCTTTCCTGATAATTCATAGATCGTTCACTCAGTGTATTTCTTATAATTAATGTGAAAATCCTTTTCTTTGTCATATAACTCATTGtaatatgtgttgttgaaggctttcgtggttggaatcactggggtgctgtgagttttccaggctgtgtggccatgttccagaagcattctctcctgatgcttcgcccatatctgtggcagacatcctcagaggttgtgaggtatatttgaaactaggcaagggtGGTTTTGGTATCTGTGGagggtccagggtgagagaaacaactcttgtctgttgaaggcaagtgtgaatgttgcaattaattacCTTGattatattccacagatatataaatctcccttgcctagtttctaatatacctcacaacctctgagggtgcctgccacatATGTGggcaaaacaacaggagagaatgtttctggaacatggccgtacagcccagaaaactaacagcaactcaTTGTAATATGTTTTGCTTTCCGGATGACAACTCAGAATGTTTCTGTTGTCAGAATGAAAGCTGCTTAATTTTTTCGTGTGTTATGCATGTTTTTAAGACAGAAGTGGGAATCATGCAGCATTGTGGATGTCGTTGGCCTGCAACTCCCTATATTTCTCATTATTGGCTAGGCTGGACATGAAACAACATTTGGTGATTCATATAATTCTTATCCATGTATTAGGGCAATCTACATGGCAAAAAGCTATTGGAGTTATAGCCACATAAGGTCTCTGTGGCAGCTTCCAGAGAGTAGGTACAATGGACAATTGTCTACAATTTGTATAGATATAATTTGATTGTTCTCTTGCACACAGTGAACATTATATACATAGGATCCAAGCCTGTagcgaggggttttttttaggggttcaaccccccccccccaaaaatttcaggttaaaaaaaataaacctggtttactcatgaattttaactggttaaccaaatccccatgctaagtctatgagacgcaaaaaattaagagtctctccagatctgcaagcactatctcaagcaaatattgacaatttattcacactgtcattacttgcaacaatagccgatgtagcaaagcaaccaagtgggggggggggtgttgaatgctctcaataaggaggccagacttggtggaggtggttgacaggggcagagttgcaggctattgaaggctgctctgcccctgctgtgctctttgcttcagcgtgagctaagaagcaggtttcaactccccccccctgaaattttcacaccccccccccccgaaaatttcaaaactctcccccccacccgaaattttcaaccctccccccaaaaaaattctggctacggccctgataggATCATACTGTTCTTGTATGATACACTCATATCTTCCCAAATCTCCCACTCCCTTCAATGTCATCTGGGGTTCCTCCTCTTAACTGATACCTCTGAGCTTACTTGGCAGTGAAAGGAACAGTGCACCAGAGGAGCTTGGAAATTTCCAGTGCCCCAGGACACCGAACCTAATGTCATTCTGAGAAAACcgaaataaattaaaatggtATCTTCCAGATCCAGTTACCTTGTGCAGAGCCGGATCTACATGCTGAGGAATCTggtttgtattatattgtttttgtccTATTTTCTTCCAGAAGAAAATTATAGTTAGTTATAGCTTGACAGGTGTTAATGTCTGATTGATTCTTTGCCCTTTCTAGCTATGATTAAGACTATGAATAAGTTCCTTCTTTAAAAGGAATGGTTTCCTGAAATGGATAGTGTCAACCACATATGGAATGTTACAGGTGTTTGAAGAATAACAAATTAGAATCTCTCCTCAGAAGTAGATGCTGACCAATGGCTTTCAGATACACTGTCCTGCAGCAAATACACATTCATATATACATGCCCTGGTGAACACTTATTAAAAATCCATGAGCTGGTAACAATAGTAAAAAGTCAttggaaagcctttgacaatacagtaatTTGTATCTTTATCAACGTCCTACAAAAATAGCACTGACTATAAAAGGTGGTGACAGACTAGAAAATAAGATACAAGTTTTATGTAAGGAGATGTATAGCTTCTTCCAGCAAATATTCTTATGTTCATCAGATCTCCACAATTTTTGGCCCACACTTTTCCCTGACTTCAAGTAAAAGGGGATCATAGGTCCACAAAACAGCTTTCTCCTGGTGGGATTGATGTTCAAATAGTC
Encoded here:
- the PTPN22 gene encoding tyrosine-protein phosphatase non-receptor type 22 isoform X4, with the protein product MIWEYKVLVIVMACMEFEMGKKKCERYWVDVDESPLQLGPFTLFCEAEEKRSDYMIRILKAKLNGSEIRTVYHFHYKHWPDHDVPSSIDPILQLIEEMRYYQGHADAPICVHCSAGCGRTGVICAIDYTRTLVKDGILPINFSIFNMIQDMRTQRPLLVQTQEQYKLVYDAVIELFQRQIDTCPDHSDAVAVETETNQTTVKELHAPFMETSFLKQLSSSLQGEEKKPQCPDNNVWDLDKQGHSGDDACPVRQALFMRSLNFITSKNMAPTTELHSWSTKQPLLKHRSVDFDNLGWGEMLLPLKSEGETMINLDTKVPLTRTKSTPFELASQKTSQMMTRNNLDSSPDLDLSPSNKLPSNTQHCIFKKVRHQRCTCSSEDPYFSSLSSEEPSSPALLDSAVGPPEMVSSVSQAVDFAAQSLDGTDPSRQLSSSQTQHLQLLDTVESTCQSSPHLDEDIPPPLPQRTPESFIVPGEDDIPLLATSNHQSPSKKEKTGISKEWSSLSQLKFLDDSVRLRPSKSVKLQRPRSVSEIPRDQSSSPPPPPLPERTPESFLLADDEPEPPVMNNVTRLGDSGIKLTEKSSKEAKGFRRSKSLKIFKNVKNTICGPSSLGKAPEPDQSRHASSVLSFGFANRFSKPKGPRNPPPSWNI
- the PTPN22 gene encoding tyrosine-protein phosphatase non-receptor type 22 isoform X2; protein product: MDQKEILTQNLERAKSRMLHKAEFRNEFLKLKKQSATYKADKIYPTVTSESPENVSKNRYKDILPYDHSRVRLSLITSDKDSHYINANFIKGVYEPRTYIATQGPLSTTVVDFWRMIWEYKVLVIVMACMEFEMGKKKCERYWVDVDESPLQLGPFTLFCEAEEKRSDYMIRILKAKLNGSEIRTVYHFHYKHWPDHDVPSSIDPILQLIEEMRYYQGHADAPICVHCSAGCGRTGVICAIDYTRTLVKDGILPINFSIFNMIQDMRTQRPLLVQTQEQYKLVYDAVIELFQRQIDTCPDHSDAVAVETETNQTTVKELHAPFMETSFLKQLSSSLQGEEKKPQCPDNNVWDLDKQGHSGDDACPVRQALFMRSLNFITSKNMAPTTELHSWSTKQPLLKHRSVDFDNLGWGEMLLPLKSEGETMINLDTKVPLTRTKSTPFELASQKTSQMMTRNNLDSSPDLDLSPSNKLPSNTQHCIFKKVRHQRCTCSSEDPYFSSLSSEEPSSPALLDSAVGPPEMVSSVSQAVDFAAQSLDGTDPSRQLSSSQTQHLQLLDTVESTCQSSPHLDEDIPPPLPQRTPESFIVPGEDDIPLLATSNHQSPSKKEKTGISKEWSSLSQLKFLDDSVRLRPSKSVKLQRPRSEIPRDQSSSPPPPPLPERTPESFLLADDEPEPPVMNNVTRLGDSGIKLTEKSSKEAKGFRRSKSLKIFKNVKNTICGPSSLGKAPEPDQSRHASSVLSFGFANRFSKPKGPRNPPPSWNI
- the PTPN22 gene encoding tyrosine-protein phosphatase non-receptor type 22 isoform X3, giving the protein MDQKEILTQNLERAKSRMLHKAEFRNEFLKLKKQSATYKADKIYPTVTSESPENVSKNRYKDILPYDHSRVRLSLITSDKDSHYINANFIKGVYEPRTYIATQGPLSTTVVDFWRMIWEYKVLVIVMACMEFEMGKKKCERYWVDVDESPLQLGPFTLFCEAEEKRSDYMIRILKAKLNGSEIRTVYHFHYKHWPDHDVPSSIDPILQLIEEMRYYQGHADAPICVHCSAGCGRTGVICAIDYTRTLVKDGILPINFSIFNMIQDMRTQRPLLVQTQEQYKLVYDAVIELFQRQIDTCPDHSDAVAVETETNQTTVKELHAPFMETSFLKQLSSSLQGEEKKPQCPDNNVWDLDKQGHSGDDACPVRQALFMRSLNFITSKNMAPTTELHSWSTKQPLLKHRSVDFDNLGWGEMLLPLKSEGETMINLDTKVPLTRTKSTPFELASQKTSQMMTRNNLDSSPDLDLSPSNKLPSNTQHCIFKKVRHQRCTCSSEDPYFSSLSSEEPSSPALLDSAVGPPEMVSSVSQAVDFAAQSLDGTDPSRQLSSSQTQHLQLLDTVESTCQSSPHLDEDIPPPLPQRTPESFIVPGEDDIPLLATSNHQSPSKKEKTGISKEWSSLSQLKFLDDSVRLRPSKSVKLQRPRSVSEIPRDQSSSPPPPPLPERTPESFLLADDEPEPPVMNNVTRLGDSGIKLTEKSSKEAKGFRRSKSLKIFKNVKNSKAPEPDQSRHASSVLSFGFANRFSKPKGPRNPPPSWNI